The following are from one region of the Cytobacillus firmus genome:
- a CDS encoding SDR family oxidoreductase produces MELNELFHLGNKTAIVTGGGRGLGEQMANALGEAGANVVVCSRRIEACEHVRKSLEAKGVNALAIECDITKEEDIQKVIQKTLETFGSLDILINNSGTSWVAPFLDLPADKWDKVMNVNLKGLFLFSQAAAKVMTKQGSGKIINISSVNGMRGTHSAFLDAVAYSTSKGAVIALTKDLAVKLAPAGIQVNAIAPGFFPTKITKVLEKSSSVILRKIPAGRFGNEHDLKGAAVFLSSKASDFVTGQVLVVDGGMTVSL; encoded by the coding sequence TTGGAATTGAACGAGTTATTTCATTTAGGCAATAAAACAGCCATTGTCACTGGAGGAGGACGCGGACTCGGTGAGCAAATGGCAAATGCACTTGGGGAAGCAGGAGCAAATGTTGTCGTCTGCTCACGCAGAATTGAAGCATGTGAGCATGTCAGAAAAAGCCTTGAAGCCAAAGGAGTTAATGCCCTTGCCATCGAATGCGACATCACCAAGGAAGAAGACATTCAGAAGGTCATCCAAAAGACCCTGGAGACATTTGGAAGCCTCGATATCCTCATTAACAATAGCGGTACATCCTGGGTTGCACCTTTTCTGGATCTGCCTGCCGATAAATGGGACAAAGTCATGAATGTGAACTTAAAAGGGCTGTTTTTATTTTCACAGGCTGCCGCAAAAGTGATGACGAAGCAGGGAAGCGGCAAAATCATTAATATTTCATCTGTAAATGGAATGAGGGGCACCCACTCAGCATTTCTTGATGCAGTGGCTTACAGTACAAGTAAAGGAGCAGTTATCGCACTTACAAAGGATTTAGCTGTAAAATTGGCTCCTGCCGGCATTCAAGTAAACGCTATTGCTCCAGGCTTCTTTCCTACCAAAATTACAAAAGTCCTTGAAAAATCGAGTTCAGTTATTCTCAGAAAGATTCCTGCCGGAAGATTTGGAAATGAACATGACTTAAAAGGAGCAGCTGTCTTCTTATCATCCAAAGCGTCTGATTTCGTGACAGGACAGGTATTAGTCGTAGATGGAGGAATGACTGTATCCCTTTAA
- a CDS encoding PucR family transcriptional regulator, which produces MEKDPFKRAFSDLEELVDKIRDVLECPVTIEDVNHRLLAYSTHDDQTDTARIATIISRKVPEKVINRLWKDRVIPQLMQSGEPLRIPEIKEIGLGNRVAISIRNHNEVLGYIWAVEEEAALTESKLNMLKLAAQSARTEMLRLNAQKKKRAEGYRDFFWELLTGRFHTHDEISERFEDLSIKPPSPFAVLAFRFKEEVTSKIEQKIIYLITTSQKVHITFHAAMGNEFVILAVPPEPAQAENTFIEFIEFFIDQMKTRFGIDHITGATGTTYQHFEKVEKSYQEALQVLRLKEQFPEEIHHIYSYQQLGIFRYLDAILEKKRQEPYEHPAIEKIIKYDLEHRTNLLTTLEAFIDHDSNVNETAKKLHIHMNTLNYRLKRITDIGKVDLKNTNTKLSLYLELKIRRMEKKSPHL; this is translated from the coding sequence ATGGAAAAAGATCCGTTTAAGAGGGCATTTAGTGATCTGGAGGAACTGGTAGATAAGATCCGCGATGTCCTGGAATGCCCTGTTACGATAGAAGATGTTAATCATCGCCTGCTGGCATACAGTACACATGATGACCAGACCGATACCGCGAGAATCGCCACAATCATCAGCAGAAAGGTTCCTGAGAAGGTGATTAATCGTTTATGGAAGGATCGTGTGATTCCCCAGCTGATGCAAAGCGGCGAACCGCTTAGAATTCCTGAAATAAAGGAGATAGGACTGGGAAATCGGGTAGCCATTTCAATACGCAATCATAATGAGGTATTGGGCTACATCTGGGCAGTTGAAGAAGAAGCCGCTTTAACAGAAAGCAAGCTGAATATGCTAAAGCTGGCTGCACAGTCTGCAAGAACGGAAATGCTAAGATTAAATGCCCAAAAGAAAAAAAGAGCTGAGGGCTATCGGGATTTTTTCTGGGAACTGCTAACCGGCCGTTTCCATACCCATGATGAAATCTCAGAAAGATTTGAGGATTTAAGCATAAAACCGCCATCACCATTTGCTGTGCTAGCCTTTAGGTTTAAAGAAGAAGTTACCTCTAAAATAGAGCAAAAGATCATCTATCTGATCACGACAAGCCAAAAGGTTCATATAACCTTTCATGCCGCGATGGGGAACGAATTCGTTATTTTAGCAGTGCCACCTGAACCTGCTCAAGCTGAAAATACGTTTATCGAATTCATCGAGTTTTTCATTGATCAAATGAAAACACGTTTTGGCATCGATCATATTACCGGGGCAACTGGAACAACTTATCAGCACTTTGAAAAAGTGGAAAAAAGCTATCAGGAGGCATTGCAGGTCCTGCGTCTTAAAGAACAATTTCCGGAAGAGATCCATCATATTTATAGCTATCAGCAGCTTGGCATTTTCCGCTACCTTGATGCCATCCTTGAAAAGAAACGGCAGGAACCGTATGAGCACCCTGCTATCGAAAAGATTATTAAATATGACCTTGAGCACCGGACCAATCTGCTTACTACTCTTGAAGCCTTCATTGATCATGACAGCAATGTGAATGAAACAGCAAAAAAGCTGCATATTCATATGAATACACTGAATTACCGATTAAAGAGAATAACCGATATTGGGAAAGTTGACCTGAAGAATACAAATACAAAACTTTCTTTATATCTTGAACTTAAAATCCGGAGAATGGAAAAGAAGAGCCCTCATTTGTAG
- the ald gene encoding alanine dehydrogenase, whose product MIIGVPKEIKNNENRVAATPASVDALVKSGHKVLVEIDAGIGSGFTNEDYTEVGAVIVDTAAEAWAAEMVMKVKEPLPSEYGYFREGLVLFTYLHLAAEPELAKALTEKGVTAIAYETVEVNRTLPLLTPMSEVAGRMSAQIGAQFLQKTNGGMGILLAGVPGVSRGKVTIVGGGVVGINAAKMAIGLGAQVTIIDLSPERLRQLDDIFGNSIQTLMSNPFNIAEAVKDADLVIGAVLIPGAKAPKLVTEEMIKTMKPGSVVVDVAIDQGGIFETVDHITTHDNPTYDKHGVVHYAVANMPGAVPRTSTIALTNVTINYALQIANKGVVKAIEDNAALKLGVNVVNGSITYPAVAKDLGYEYVSVEDAFAKVKAAN is encoded by the coding sequence ATGATTATTGGAGTACCTAAAGAGATTAAAAATAACGAAAATCGTGTTGCTGCGACACCAGCAAGCGTTGACGCATTAGTAAAGTCCGGACATAAAGTATTAGTAGAAATCGATGCAGGAATTGGAAGCGGTTTCACTAACGAAGATTATACAGAAGTAGGAGCCGTTATCGTAGATACTGCTGCTGAAGCATGGGCTGCTGAAATGGTTATGAAGGTTAAAGAGCCTCTTCCATCCGAGTATGGTTATTTCCGTGAAGGCTTGGTTCTTTTCACATACCTTCACCTTGCAGCAGAGCCTGAGCTTGCAAAAGCATTAACTGAAAAAGGTGTTACAGCGATTGCTTATGAAACAGTAGAAGTAAACCGCACATTGCCTCTTCTTACTCCAATGAGTGAAGTTGCAGGACGCATGTCTGCTCAAATTGGAGCTCAATTCCTTCAGAAGACGAATGGCGGAATGGGAATCCTTCTTGCAGGTGTTCCAGGGGTATCACGCGGAAAAGTTACCATCGTTGGCGGCGGTGTTGTTGGAATCAACGCAGCGAAAATGGCAATTGGACTTGGCGCACAAGTTACAATCATCGACTTGAGCCCAGAGCGTCTGCGCCAGCTTGACGATATCTTCGGAAACAGCATCCAAACGTTAATGTCTAATCCTTTCAACATTGCAGAAGCTGTAAAAGATGCTGACCTGGTAATTGGTGCGGTTCTAATCCCGGGAGCGAAAGCGCCTAAGCTTGTAACAGAAGAAATGATTAAAACAATGAAGCCTGGTTCTGTAGTTGTTGACGTAGCGATTGACCAGGGCGGTATTTTCGAAACTGTTGATCACATTACAACTCATGACAACCCAACATATGATAAGCATGGCGTTGTTCACTATGCTGTTGCGAACATGCCTGGTGCAGTTCCAAGAACATCAACAATTGCTCTTACAAACGTTACAATCAACTATGCTCTGCAAATTGCAAACAAAGGTGTTGTAAAAGCGATTGAAGATAATGCAGCACTAAAGCTTGGCGTAAACGTTGTAAACGGAAGCATCACATACCCAGCGGTTGCTAAAGACCTTGGCTATGAGTACGTATCTGTCGAAGATGCATTTGCTAAAGTAAAAGCAGCTAACTAA
- a CDS encoding DedA family protein — protein sequence MELELVLEIIEDNGYLGLFLWLWVGVFIFPVPNELIVMTVGLSSSLKTLHPVLAFIVIYLGILAALSTCYTIGRLIGRPLLKYFHKSKRMSKTIDSSLKLMEKYHAFSLSFSYFVPGIRNFLPFLYGFSKLPFKKFALFAYSGALIWLSLAFTIGYVFGDHIDTIIKHEKEILIGLAGIAAILLIFRITRKKRGKEQEKLHDQGLGL from the coding sequence ATGGAACTGGAACTGGTTTTGGAAATCATTGAAGATAACGGATATTTGGGGCTGTTTCTCTGGCTATGGGTAGGAGTTTTTATTTTTCCTGTGCCAAATGAATTGATTGTTATGACTGTTGGACTTTCTTCCTCTTTAAAAACGCTTCACCCTGTGCTTGCATTTATTGTCATTTATCTTGGCATTTTGGCGGCGTTGTCAACCTGTTATACCATCGGGCGTTTGATCGGAAGGCCTTTACTAAAGTACTTTCATAAAAGCAAAAGGATGTCTAAAACGATTGATTCTTCTTTAAAGCTAATGGAAAAGTATCATGCCTTTTCCCTCTCCTTCAGTTATTTTGTTCCGGGTATCCGAAACTTCCTTCCCTTTTTATACGGCTTCAGTAAATTGCCATTTAAAAAATTCGCTTTATTTGCATACAGCGGCGCATTGATCTGGCTGTCTTTAGCTTTTACAATCGGCTACGTATTTGGAGATCATATTGACACCATCATCAAACATGAAAAAGAAATACTGATTGGCCTGGCAGGCATTGCTGCAATCCTCCTTATTTTCCGCATTACCAGAAAAAAACGCGGAAAAGAGCAGGAAAAGCTGCATGATCAGGGGCTGGGACTATAA
- a CDS encoding hotdog fold thioesterase codes for MELKGTLIETLGMEIVSLEKGRVVATMPVNERTRQPFGLLHGGASVALAETVASIGAFELCDKETESVAGLEINANHIRAKKDGIVTAVATVLHQGRTTMVWDIKITDENDKLVCTSRCTMAVIKRK; via the coding sequence ATGGAATTGAAAGGTACTCTAATCGAAACACTCGGAATGGAAATCGTGTCACTTGAAAAAGGCCGTGTCGTTGCCACTATGCCTGTTAATGAACGCACCCGCCAGCCGTTTGGCCTCCTGCATGGAGGAGCATCTGTCGCGCTTGCGGAAACTGTTGCAAGCATAGGAGCATTTGAACTTTGCGACAAAGAAACGGAATCCGTTGCAGGGCTTGAGATCAACGCTAACCATATACGTGCTAAAAAAGATGGAATCGTGACGGCTGTCGCAACAGTGCTGCATCAGGGAAGAACCACAATGGTTTGGGACATCAAAATAACGGATGAAAATGACAAGCTGGTGTGCACATCAAGATGTACTATGGCAGTAATCAAAAGAAAATAA
- the mnhG gene encoding monovalent cation/H(+) antiporter subunit G has product MTEIANFFIIVFILLGAFFSLVAAFGVIRLPDVYTRNHAASKSATLGVLCVLLGTLLFFYFKDGYFNSRVVLGIIFIFLTSPIAGHLLGRAAYNSGVKLWDQSVRDDLKNVSKVKETAGK; this is encoded by the coding sequence ATGACAGAGATCGCTAATTTCTTTATTATCGTGTTTATACTGTTAGGGGCCTTCTTTAGCCTTGTTGCAGCTTTCGGTGTTATCAGGCTGCCTGATGTTTATACGAGAAACCATGCTGCTTCAAAGTCTGCAACACTTGGTGTTTTATGTGTCCTTTTGGGAACATTGCTCTTCTTTTATTTTAAGGATGGCTATTTTAATTCAAGAGTCGTTTTGGGGATTATTTTTATATTCCTGACTTCCCCCATTGCTGGCCATTTACTTGGACGGGCAGCATATAATTCCGGAGTCAAGCTATGGGACCAAAGCGTCAGGGATGACCTGAAGAATGTCTCAAAAGTGAAAGAAACTGCCGGTAAATAA
- a CDS encoding Na(+)/H(+) antiporter subunit F1 — MIKTVVMIAILCISVATLALIYRVIKGPTTPDRVVALDAIGINLVAIVALTSIALNTNAFLEVILLLGILAFIGTVAFSKYLEKGVIIEHDRDR; from the coding sequence ATGATCAAGACAGTTGTAATGATTGCCATTCTGTGTATATCGGTCGCCACACTGGCTTTGATTTACAGGGTGATCAAAGGCCCAACTACACCTGACAGGGTTGTAGCATTGGATGCAATCGGGATCAACCTGGTTGCCATCGTAGCACTAACCTCCATCGCACTTAATACAAATGCCTTTTTGGAGGTCATCCTTCTGCTTGGAATACTCGCTTTCATCGGGACTGTGGCCTTCTCTAAATATTTGGAGAAGGGGGTTATCATAGAACATGACAGAGATCGCTAA
- a CDS encoding Na+/H+ antiporter subunit E, translating into MAFQILLNMFLGFMWMFLTTTYDPVAFLKGFLFGLLIIFVFRRFFQSRFYLLRVIAVINLLLIFIKELILANISVLKVVLKPKLDMKPGIFAFPTDLEKDWQITTLANLITLTPGTLTISVSDDNKILYVHAMDMGEVQDEIDSIKNSFEKAIMEVSR; encoded by the coding sequence ATGGCATTTCAAATTTTATTAAATATGTTCCTTGGGTTTATGTGGATGTTCTTAACCACAACCTATGATCCGGTAGCTTTTTTGAAAGGATTTCTTTTCGGACTGCTCATTATTTTTGTCTTCAGGAGATTCTTTCAATCACGCTTTTACCTGCTGCGCGTAATCGCAGTGATCAATTTATTGCTGATTTTTATTAAAGAACTGATTCTCGCAAACATATCAGTGTTAAAAGTGGTTCTTAAGCCGAAGCTGGACATGAAGCCAGGCATTTTTGCATTCCCTACAGATTTGGAAAAAGATTGGCAGATCACCACTCTAGCTAACCTGATTACGTTAACACCGGGAACCTTAACCATTTCTGTTTCTGACGACAATAAAATATTGTACGTGCATGCAATGGATATGGGTGAAGTCCAGGACGAAATTGATTCCATAAAAAATTCATTCGAAAAAGCAATCATGGAGGTGAGCCGATAA
- a CDS encoding Na(+)/H(+) antiporter subunit C — translation MEILMSVVVGILFMSATYLMLSKSLLRIIIGTAILSHGAHLLILTMGGLKRGAAPLLGEAASSYTDPLPQALILTAIVIAFGVTAFFLVLAYRAYQELGTDNMDKLRGNEGND, via the coding sequence ATGGAAATATTAATGTCCGTTGTTGTTGGAATTCTTTTTATGTCAGCCACCTATTTGATGCTGTCAAAGAGCCTGCTGCGCATCATTATTGGAACTGCGATATTAAGCCATGGTGCCCATTTGCTTATTTTAACAATGGGAGGCCTTAAAAGAGGTGCCGCACCGCTTCTTGGTGAAGCTGCAAGCTCCTATACAGACCCGCTCCCGCAGGCTTTAATTTTAACTGCAATTGTCATCGCATTTGGTGTAACTGCCTTTTTCCTAGTATTGGCATACCGGGCTTATCAGGAACTTGGTACAGACAATATGGACAAATTGAGAGGAAATGAAGGAAATGATTAA
- a CDS encoding Na(+)/H(+) antiporter subunit B, with protein MKTNDVILQTATKVVLFLIVLFSIYIFFAGHYTPGGGFVGGLLTSGALILLLLAFDMKTVEKILPVNYMYMIAAGLLFAIGTGAGALLFNVPFLTHAFTGVDLPILGHLSLHTAALFDLGVFLVVVGVTMIIIKTIGEDD; from the coding sequence ATGAAAACAAATGACGTCATACTGCAGACAGCCACTAAAGTTGTTTTGTTTCTCATCGTTCTTTTCTCAATATATATTTTCTTTGCCGGACACTATACACCAGGAGGCGGTTTCGTTGGCGGCCTGCTAACATCAGGGGCACTCATTTTACTCTTGCTGGCCTTCGATATGAAGACAGTTGAAAAAATTCTGCCTGTTAATTACATGTATATGATTGCAGCTGGCCTGCTATTTGCAATTGGAACAGGAGCAGGCGCGCTGCTCTTCAACGTTCCATTTCTAACCCATGCATTTACAGGTGTAGACCTCCCAATCCTGGGACACTTGTCACTTCATACCGCAGCATTGTTTGATCTCGGTGTTTTCCTCGTTGTTGTAGGTGTGACAATGATCATAATTAAAACGATAGGGGAGGATGACTAA
- a CDS encoding Na+/H+ antiporter subunit A gives MSLLHLAIISPFLLAILVPIAYKLFRQIHTGWFVLPLPILLFSYFISYLSITSDQQSVTKSFSWIPALGIDFAAKVDGLGLLFALLITGIGSLVVLYSIYYLDKNKEQLNTFYVYLLLFMGAMLGVVLSDNLIVLYTFWEFTSFSSFLLIGYWYHREKSRYGAQKSMIITVFGGLSMLGGIILLYLMTGTFSISEIIAGSDEIFSHSLFVPALLCFLLGAFTKSAQFPFHIWLPDAMEAPTPVSAYLHSATMVKAGIYLVARMSPVFAEHSLWLWLIAGFGITTLFLGSFSAVKQTDLKAILAFSTVSQLGMIMSLLGIGAAALHFETVDDSYFTVATTAAVFHLINHATFKGSLFMVAGIVDHETGTRDIRKLGGLMNFMPITFTLAIIGTFSMAGLPPFNGFLSKEMFFTGMVRVLEMDIFNLETWGFLFPVLAWVASVFTFIYSMILVFKTFTGKFQPEQLEKKPHEAPIGMLISPIILASLVIIIGFFPNIIANTLISPAQAAIMPVEGYVYDTHIYFWHGFTPELFMTLGVITLGILLFVTLPKWRRVYDFFPEKLALNRFYDSGLSGIQHVAHKFTKWYMNGSIRNYLVYIFTFFIITLLSVLFLKGAFKFDASNVSAIRFSEIVLALVIAIGSITIMFVKSRLTSIILLGAVGYTVALLFVIFRAPDLALTQLVIETISVALFLLCFYHLPQIKDEERMPFKATNAVISIGVGLVVTLIAFSAHSNKLFDSISQYYIENTYEKAAGKNMVNVILVDFRGFDTMFEITVLAIAALGIFGMIKLRLGGGKKNENK, from the coding sequence TTGTCTTTGCTTCACCTGGCAATAATTTCACCATTTTTGCTTGCCATCCTTGTGCCTATTGCGTACAAGCTGTTCAGGCAGATACATACGGGTTGGTTTGTACTTCCTCTGCCAATCCTTTTATTCAGTTATTTTATTTCTTATTTATCCATCACCTCCGATCAGCAGTCCGTCACAAAGTCTTTTTCGTGGATACCCGCTCTGGGGATTGATTTCGCGGCAAAAGTAGATGGCCTCGGCTTGCTTTTTGCATTGCTGATTACCGGAATAGGATCATTGGTTGTTCTGTATTCCATCTATTACCTTGATAAAAATAAAGAACAACTGAACACCTTCTATGTGTACTTGCTTTTGTTTATGGGAGCAATGCTTGGGGTTGTCCTATCTGATAACCTGATTGTGCTTTATACTTTCTGGGAATTCACGAGTTTTTCTTCATTCCTGCTAATCGGGTATTGGTACCACAGAGAAAAATCAAGATATGGTGCACAGAAGTCGATGATCATTACCGTTTTCGGCGGTCTTTCTATGCTCGGAGGCATCATCCTTCTTTATTTGATGACAGGCACTTTCAGCATTTCGGAAATCATCGCTGGATCAGATGAAATATTTTCACATTCATTATTCGTTCCTGCTCTGCTTTGCTTTTTGCTTGGGGCTTTTACCAAGTCCGCGCAATTTCCATTTCACATCTGGCTGCCGGATGCCATGGAAGCTCCAACACCCGTCAGTGCATACCTGCACTCGGCAACGATGGTTAAAGCCGGCATTTATTTAGTAGCACGCATGAGTCCGGTATTTGCTGAGCATTCGCTCTGGCTCTGGCTCATTGCGGGATTTGGCATTACAACCTTATTCTTGGGTTCCTTTTCAGCTGTCAAACAGACTGACCTTAAAGCCATCCTGGCTTTCTCAACAGTCAGCCAGCTGGGGATGATTATGTCACTCCTCGGCATTGGCGCTGCAGCGCTTCACTTCGAAACAGTCGATGACAGTTATTTTACGGTTGCCACTACAGCTGCTGTTTTTCATTTGATCAACCATGCCACCTTTAAAGGAAGTCTCTTCATGGTAGCCGGAATTGTCGATCATGAAACCGGAACCCGTGATATCCGCAAGCTTGGCGGTCTGATGAACTTTATGCCGATTACCTTTACTTTGGCGATCATCGGCACATTTTCCATGGCCGGGCTTCCGCCTTTTAATGGATTCTTAAGTAAGGAAATGTTCTTTACAGGAATGGTCCGGGTACTGGAAATGGATATTTTTAATTTGGAAACATGGGGATTCCTGTTCCCGGTTCTTGCCTGGGTGGCAAGTGTATTCACATTCATTTACAGCATGATTCTTGTATTCAAAACGTTCACAGGCAAGTTCCAGCCTGAACAATTAGAAAAGAAACCACATGAAGCTCCAATCGGGATGCTGATTTCACCCATTATCCTGGCTTCACTAGTGATCATTATCGGTTTCTTCCCTAATATTATTGCAAACACGCTGATCTCCCCTGCACAGGCAGCCATCATGCCTGTTGAAGGGTATGTATATGATACTCATATTTATTTCTGGCATGGATTTACACCTGAACTCTTCATGACTTTAGGTGTTATTACATTGGGAATTCTGCTTTTTGTCACTCTGCCGAAGTGGAGAAGAGTATATGATTTCTTCCCTGAAAAATTGGCTCTGAATCGTTTCTATGACAGTGGCCTGTCAGGCATTCAGCATGTCGCACACAAATTTACTAAGTGGTACATGAATGGCTCCATCAGAAACTATTTAGTTTATATTTTTACATTCTTTATTATTACATTGCTGTCAGTCCTATTCCTAAAGGGTGCATTTAAATTTGATGCGAGTAATGTTTCTGCCATCAGATTCTCAGAAATTGTGCTTGCTCTCGTGATCGCCATTGGATCCATTACGATTATGTTTGTGAAATCAAGATTGACATCCATTATCCTTTTAGGTGCAGTCGGCTATACCGTGGCGCTACTCTTTGTTATTTTCCGTGCTCCGGATCTGGCTTTGACACAGCTTGTTATTGAAACGATTTCAGTCGCTTTATTCCTGCTGTGTTTCTACCATCTTCCACAGATTAAAGATGAAGAAAGAATGCCGTTTAAAGCAACCAATGCAGTCATCTCCATTGGGGTTGGACTGGTCGTAACACTAATTGCTTTTTCAGCTCACAGCAATAAATTATTTGATTCCATTTCACAATATTATATTGAAAACACTTATGAAAAAGCTGCCGGCAAAAACATGGTAAATGTTATTCTCGTGGATTTCCGCGGTTTTGATACGATGTTTGAAATAACGGTTCTCGCTATTGCTGCGCTAGGCATATTCGGAATGATCAAGCTTCGTCTGGGAGGAGGAAAGAAAAATGAAAACAAATGA
- the kapD gene encoding 3'-5' exonuclease KapD, with the protein MGEEHQYLFIDFEFTMPDKGSAFRGFFPEIIEAGIVSVISNQVCEEFSSYVTPVRFPILSERCKSFLHISQEQVDQGIDFLELVRKMKDMNRNRSCTIVTWGNMDMKVLRNNCIQAGVDFPFRGREVDLSMEYKRFFGDQNQTGLWKAVQEYGKEGTGKHHRALDDALTTYNIFRLVEKDKKYLQKPEPTTIGDRVDFSKLFNKFA; encoded by the coding sequence ATGGGGGAGGAACATCAATACCTATTTATTGATTTTGAGTTTACCATGCCTGATAAAGGCAGTGCTTTCAGAGGTTTTTTTCCGGAAATTATCGAAGCTGGCATTGTATCAGTTATCAGCAATCAGGTTTGTGAAGAGTTCTCTTCATATGTAACTCCTGTCCGGTTTCCGATATTGTCCGAGCGGTGCAAATCCTTTCTGCATATATCACAGGAACAAGTGGATCAGGGAATCGATTTTCTTGAATTGGTCAGGAAAATGAAGGATATGAACAGAAATCGTTCCTGCACAATTGTTACGTGGGGAAATATGGATATGAAGGTGCTTAGAAATAATTGCATTCAGGCTGGAGTGGATTTTCCATTCAGGGGCAGGGAAGTGGACCTTTCGATGGAGTATAAGCGATTCTTTGGGGACCAAAACCAGACAGGATTATGGAAAGCAGTTCAGGAATACGGCAAGGAAGGAACCGGAAAACATCACCGGGCTCTGGATGATGCCTTGACGACTTACAATATTTTCAGATTGGTAGAAAAGGATAAAAAGTATCTGCAAAAGCCGGAGCCGACAACAATTGGCGACCGGGTGGACTTCTCGAAGCTGTTTAACAAATTTGCCTGA
- a CDS encoding kinase-associated lipoprotein B: MAEVKIGEKVTAIYKTGKYIGEVTDIRPQAYLVRVLGVLKHPMQGDLHNPKEADVMLFHERRALAYREQTNVPKQMVKPFAEEIPDYKDSLQIALDRMRTELEGDSSPWAEQSIRNLDSLEEDYFK, encoded by the coding sequence TTGGCAGAAGTAAAGATAGGCGAAAAAGTAACAGCCATCTATAAAACAGGCAAGTATATCGGGGAAGTGACAGATATCCGGCCTCAAGCTTACTTGGTCAGAGTGCTTGGGGTCCTAAAGCATCCCATGCAGGGCGATTTACATAATCCGAAAGAAGCGGACGTGATGCTTTTTCATGAACGCCGCGCGCTTGCATACAGAGAGCAGACCAATGTGCCTAAGCAAATGGTAAAGCCTTTTGCAGAAGAAATACCAGATTATAAGGATTCGCTTCAAATAGCACTGGATAGAATGAGAACGGAGCTGGAAGGAGATTCTTCTCCTTGGGCTGAGCAAAGCATAAGAAACCTCGACTCATTGGAGGAGGATTATTTTAAGTAA
- a CDS encoding peptidylprolyl isomerase, translating into MKWRMLTPILILMFILSACGTSTDKEADNANGSETEEKQANNEASEAPDNFPQLTEEVQGNERLVEMQTSEGNIKIKLFPDQAPKAVENFIKHSEDGYYDGLIFHRVIQDFMIQGGDPDGTGRGGESIYGEAFEDEFSNELYNIRGALSMANSGPNTNGSQFFIVQNTTLDPNLKAEMEKAGYPEEIIKAYEKGGTPWLDNKHTVFGQVVEGMDVVDSIAAVETAEQDKPAEDVVIEKIEVLK; encoded by the coding sequence ATGAAATGGCGTATGTTAACTCCCATTCTAATTCTGATGTTTATCCTGTCAGCATGCGGGACAAGCACTGATAAAGAAGCGGACAATGCAAATGGCTCTGAAACTGAAGAAAAACAGGCAAATAATGAGGCAAGCGAAGCTCCGGACAATTTTCCGCAGCTGACTGAAGAAGTACAGGGAAATGAAAGACTGGTGGAAATGCAGACATCAGAAGGGAATATTAAAATTAAACTTTTCCCGGACCAGGCCCCGAAAGCTGTTGAAAATTTCATTAAGCACAGTGAAGACGGCTACTACGACGGCTTAATTTTTCACCGTGTCATTCAGGACTTTATGATTCAGGGCGGCGATCCTGATGGAACCGGCAGGGGAGGAGAAAGCATTTACGGTGAAGCATTTGAGGATGAATTCTCCAACGAGCTCTATAATATTCGCGGAGCTTTATCCATGGCGAATTCCGGTCCCAACACAAACGGAAGCCAATTCTTTATTGTTCAGAACACGACACTTGATCCAAACCTGAAAGCAGAAATGGAAAAGGCCGGCTATCCGGAAGAAATCATTAAAGCCTATGAAAAAGGCGGTACACCTTGGCTTGACAATAAGCACACTGTTTTTGGACAGGTTGTTGAGGGAATGGATGTAGTCGACAGCATTGCAGCGGTCGAAACAGCCGAACAGGACAAGCCCGCAGAAGATGTGGTCATTGAAAAGATCGAGGTATTGAAATAA